Proteins from a single region of Streptomyces sp. TN58:
- a CDS encoding GNAT family N-acetyltransferase yields the protein MRPESTALTPQRADVLTETVEGFGTVRFTPVDPAADSAVLHSWVVEERAQFWGMNGASRELVQEIYEDVDRRDTHHAYMVRLDDEPVALFQTYEPAEDRISECYQVREGDIGVHLMLAPANGRPRPGFSRTLIGSLTRFTFRDPAVLRAVAEPDAANDKAVALMCRLGFVRQGEITLPEIDLPEVYLPEKRAVLAFMDRPAVLPPAVAVETP from the coding sequence ATGAGACCCGAGTCCACCGCCCTCACACCGCAGCGCGCCGACGTGCTGACCGAGACCGTCGAAGGTTTCGGCACGGTCCGCTTCACCCCGGTCGACCCCGCGGCGGACTCCGCGGTGCTGCATTCGTGGGTCGTCGAGGAGCGCGCACAGTTCTGGGGCATGAACGGCGCCAGCCGGGAACTGGTCCAGGAGATCTACGAGGACGTGGACCGCCGCGACACCCATCACGCGTACATGGTCCGGCTGGACGACGAGCCGGTGGCGCTCTTCCAGACGTACGAGCCGGCCGAGGACCGGATCAGCGAGTGCTACCAGGTGCGGGAGGGCGACATCGGCGTCCACCTGATGCTGGCTCCGGCGAACGGCCGGCCCCGGCCGGGGTTCAGCCGGACTCTGATCGGGTCGCTCACCCGGTTCACCTTCCGCGACCCGGCCGTCCTGCGCGCGGTGGCCGAGCCCGACGCCGCCAACGACAAGGCCGTCGCCCTGATGTGCCGCCTCGGCTTCGTGCGGCAGGGGGAGATCACCCTCCCCGAGATCGACCTGCCCGAGGTGTACCTCCCCGAGAAGCGGGCCGTGCTCGCCTTCATGGACCGCCCGGCGGTACTCCCGCCGGCCGTGGCGGTCGAAACCCCCTAG
- a CDS encoding thermonuclease family protein, whose amino-acid sequence MLLIKGSFRVDGGAEPDGDTLPFIPDDVADWKLVGGRAPVVPKADGRAAVRLEGVDALETHYRKPGYGPERRQPKEFGRQATKALLVHLGFTGIDLHENGTVTTEPVQVPGFILTSGADAYGRCIALAFAGSVRPPVYSGYEVTVDQALIKKSANYRLVEDGLAYPMFYPGLPGYLRDVLRDAARAARSESPPKGLWAVDKTVEGALIADIGSITDDETGVVILPKLFRRLKDYLDSGADTTSLAGFSAYLAGAADEYRFLPDGKTQTGLHRLIRISEDGKTLRMPRPSDEILFLDK is encoded by the coding sequence ATGCTGCTGATCAAAGGGTCGTTCCGGGTGGACGGCGGTGCCGAGCCGGACGGCGACACCCTCCCCTTCATCCCCGACGACGTGGCCGACTGGAAGCTCGTGGGCGGCCGCGCCCCGGTCGTACCGAAGGCTGACGGCCGGGCCGCCGTGCGCCTGGAGGGCGTGGACGCGCTGGAGACGCACTACAGAAAGCCCGGGTACGGCCCCGAGCGCCGCCAGCCGAAGGAGTTCGGGCGCCAGGCCACCAAGGCCCTGCTGGTGCACCTCGGCTTCACCGGCATCGACCTCCACGAGAACGGAACCGTCACCACCGAACCGGTCCAGGTCCCGGGATTCATCCTCACCAGCGGCGCCGACGCCTACGGCCGCTGCATCGCGCTGGCCTTCGCCGGCAGCGTCCGCCCACCCGTGTACAGCGGCTACGAGGTCACGGTCGACCAGGCCCTGATCAAGAAGAGCGCCAACTACCGCCTGGTCGAAGACGGACTGGCGTATCCGATGTTCTATCCGGGACTGCCCGGATACCTGCGCGACGTCCTCCGGGACGCCGCCCGGGCGGCCCGCTCCGAATCGCCCCCGAAGGGGCTGTGGGCCGTGGACAAGACCGTCGAAGGGGCGCTGATCGCCGACATCGGATCGATCACGGACGACGAGACGGGCGTGGTGATCCTGCCCAAACTGTTCCGCCGGCTGAAGGACTACCTGGACTCCGGCGCGGACACCACCTCGCTCGCGGGCTTCTCCGCCTATCTCGCCGGAGCCGCCGACGAATACCGCTTCCTGCCGGACGGCAAGACCCAGACCGGACTGCACCGGCTCATCAGGATCAGCGAGGACGGCAAAACGCTGCGGATGCCCCGTCCTTCCGACGAGATCCTCTTTCTCGACAAGTGA
- the fusA gene encoding elongation factor G, which yields MRANGRPLTTTSPTKVRNLGILAHVDAGKTTLTERILFATGAIHKRGEVHHGTTVTDYDPQERDRGITIFAAAVSCTWDGHHVNLIDTPGHVDFSDEVERSLRVLDGAVAVFDAVAGVEPQSETVWRQADRHGVPRIAFVNKLDRTGADLDTAVASIRRRLGVVPLVAQLPIGQEDAFTGVVDLVAMRSLRWTTGTAGVECGPIPAPLREEAGRRRRLLEEAVAELHAEALEEFCADGALGDGTLARALRELTLRGDGVVVLCGSAYRNRGIEPLLDAVAAYLPAPCDMPPVRGTADGAEQERAPDPAEPFTALAFKVTATQTGRLTYLRVYSGTLRKGGTVLDAATGRTERVGRILRIQADRHEEKEEAVAGDIVAVIGLKSARAGTTLCAPDAPVVLEPPTVAEPVVSVAVEARQNADTGRLASALARLAEEDPSLVVRSDPETGQTVLSGLGELHLEVAVEKIRRGQGVEVVVGRPQVSYRETVVRGVRGLVYRHVKQDGGAGQFAHVVLDVEPLEEPVFEFRSAVVGGRVPQEYARAVEAGCRDALAEGPLGGHPVTGLRVTLTDGATHSKDSSEMAFRAAGRFGLREALRLSTMELLEPVVEVTVSIPEDGVGSVLGDLAARRGRVSGQAAEAGTAVITAAVPLAELFGYASRLRGRTQGRGVFTARPAGLAPVPASVAGSLPRR from the coding sequence ATGCGCGCCAACGGACGCCCCCTCACCACCACTTCCCCCACCAAGGTCCGCAACCTGGGCATCCTCGCCCATGTGGACGCCGGCAAGACCACGCTCACCGAGCGGATCCTGTTCGCGACCGGCGCCATCCACAAGCGGGGAGAGGTGCACCACGGCACGACCGTCACCGACTACGACCCGCAGGAACGCGACCGCGGCATCACCATCTTCGCCGCGGCCGTGAGCTGTACCTGGGACGGGCACCACGTCAATCTGATCGACACCCCCGGGCACGTCGACTTCTCCGACGAGGTGGAACGCTCCCTGCGGGTGCTCGACGGCGCCGTGGCCGTGTTCGACGCCGTCGCCGGGGTCGAGCCGCAGAGCGAGACGGTGTGGCGGCAGGCCGACCGACACGGTGTGCCGCGGATCGCGTTCGTCAACAAGCTGGACCGGACGGGCGCCGACCTCGACACGGCCGTCGCGTCGATCCGCCGCCGCCTGGGTGTCGTGCCCCTGGTGGCCCAACTGCCCATCGGCCAGGAGGACGCCTTCACCGGGGTCGTCGACCTGGTGGCCATGCGCTCGCTGCGCTGGACCACCGGCACCGCCGGCGTCGAGTGCGGTCCGATCCCCGCACCGCTACGGGAGGAGGCCGGCCGGCGGCGCAGGCTGCTGGAGGAGGCGGTGGCCGAGCTGCACGCCGAGGCGCTGGAGGAGTTCTGCGCGGATGGCGCCCTGGGCGACGGCACACTGGCCCGCGCCCTGCGGGAGTTGACGCTGCGCGGGGACGGCGTCGTCGTGCTCTGCGGATCGGCGTACCGCAACCGTGGGATCGAGCCGCTGCTGGACGCGGTCGCCGCCTACCTGCCGGCGCCCTGCGACATGCCGCCCGTACGGGGTACGGCGGACGGGGCGGAGCAGGAGCGCGCGCCCGACCCGGCGGAGCCTTTCACGGCCCTCGCCTTCAAGGTGACGGCGACACAGACGGGACGTCTCACCTACCTGCGGGTCTACTCCGGCACGCTGCGCAAGGGCGGGACGGTACTGGACGCGGCCACGGGCCGGACGGAGCGGGTGGGCCGGATCCTGCGGATCCAGGCCGACCGGCACGAGGAGAAGGAGGAAGCGGTGGCCGGTGACATCGTCGCCGTGATCGGGCTCAAGTCCGCACGTGCGGGCACGACCCTGTGCGCGCCGGACGCGCCTGTCGTCCTCGAACCGCCCACGGTGGCCGAGCCGGTCGTGTCCGTGGCGGTGGAGGCCCGCCAGAACGCCGACACCGGACGGCTGGCGTCGGCGCTGGCACGGCTCGCCGAGGAGGACCCCTCGCTGGTGGTCCGGTCCGACCCGGAGACGGGGCAGACCGTGCTGTCGGGTCTGGGCGAGCTGCACCTGGAGGTGGCGGTGGAGAAGATCCGGCGCGGCCAGGGGGTGGAGGTCGTCGTGGGCCGCCCGCAGGTCTCGTACCGGGAGACCGTGGTGCGCGGGGTGCGCGGCCTGGTCTACCGGCACGTCAAACAGGACGGTGGCGCGGGTCAGTTCGCGCACGTCGTACTGGATGTCGAGCCGCTGGAGGAGCCGGTCTTCGAATTCCGCTCGGCGGTCGTCGGCGGCCGGGTGCCTCAGGAGTACGCGCGCGCCGTCGAGGCGGGCTGCCGGGACGCGCTCGCCGAGGGACCGCTCGGCGGACACCCGGTGACGGGGCTGCGCGTCACGCTCACCGACGGGGCGACGCACTCCAAGGACTCCTCGGAGATGGCGTTCCGGGCTGCGGGCCGGTTCGGGCTGCGAGAGGCGCTGCGGCTGAGCACGATGGAACTGCTCGAACCGGTCGTGGAGGTCACGGTGAGCATCCCGGAGGACGGCGTCGGGAGCGTGCTGGGTGATCTCGCGGCCCGCCGCGGCCGGGTCTCGGGCCAGGCCGCCGAGGCGGGCACCGCGGTGATCACCGCGGCCGTGCCGCTGGCCGAGCTGTTCGGGTACGCGTCCCGGCTGCGGGGCCGGACCCAGGGCCGGGGCGTCTTCACCGCCAGGCCCGCCGGTCTCGCGCCGGTACCGGCCTCGGTCGCGGGGTCCCTGCCGCGGCGGTGA
- a CDS encoding polysaccharide deacetylase family protein, protein MVVDIGRRAALAALLAAGLVPCADAGAASRTPVTEGTAVPSGPRPPASLLGEEIRRLPTSRKVVALTFNAAWDEAGIDTVLAELRRRALPATFFPTGAFAAAHPRAVRTIGAAHGLGNHSYSHPYFEELTTAQRVEEVRRADAAIRKASGTEPLPFFRFPYSATTRDCVTDVNDLGYAAIEFTADTNGYLGPQGGMSVEAAVERAVDALSPGAIIQMHVGSSGDGTVLDAEALPLVIDAAEAGGYTVVDLRAFLVP, encoded by the coding sequence ATGGTGGTGGACATCGGACGGCGCGCCGCGCTCGCGGCGCTGCTCGCGGCAGGGCTCGTACCGTGCGCGGATGCCGGGGCCGCAAGTCGTACGCCTGTCACGGAGGGTACGGCGGTCCCCTCCGGTCCGCGGCCGCCGGCGTCGCTGCTCGGCGAGGAGATCCGTCGGCTGCCCACGTCCCGCAAGGTCGTGGCACTCACCTTCAACGCCGCCTGGGACGAGGCCGGGATCGACACCGTCCTGGCGGAACTGCGGCGGCGCGCGCTGCCCGCCACCTTCTTCCCGACCGGCGCCTTCGCCGCAGCGCACCCTCGGGCGGTGCGCACGATCGGCGCGGCGCACGGCCTGGGCAACCACTCCTACAGCCACCCCTACTTCGAGGAGCTCACCACGGCGCAGCGGGTGGAGGAGGTACGCCGTGCCGACGCGGCGATCCGGAAGGCCTCCGGTACGGAGCCGCTGCCGTTCTTCCGCTTCCCCTACAGCGCGACGACCCGGGACTGCGTCACCGACGTGAACGACCTGGGATACGCGGCGATCGAGTTCACCGCCGACACCAACGGCTACCTCGGTCCGCAGGGCGGCATGAGCGTGGAGGCCGCCGTGGAGCGGGCCGTCGACGCCCTGTCCCCCGGAGCGATCATCCAGATGCACGTCGGCAGCAGCGGGGACGGGACCGTCCTCGACGCCGAGGCCCTCCCCCTGGTCATCGACGCCGCCGAAGCCGGGGGCTACACGGTCGTCGACCTCCGCGCATTCCTCGTGCCGTAG
- a CDS encoding DUF6069 family protein — MSHSSLRDSGSSAAAVAAPSARRSGFGWWKVLLTGAVGAAVANLVVFAAAKAAGASLVVMDAGEEHPITIGGVIGSSVVPLVVGLGAALLLALWKPVFLRIAQYAGTGLALLSVAGPLSADADGGTVAALALMHITLGVAVFTTLRLHRRHR; from the coding sequence ATGTCGCACAGTTCACTTCGGGACTCCGGCTCTTCCGCGGCTGCCGTCGCCGCACCCTCTGCCCGCCGTTCCGGCTTCGGCTGGTGGAAGGTGCTCCTCACCGGTGCGGTCGGCGCGGCGGTGGCCAATCTGGTGGTCTTCGCCGCCGCCAAGGCGGCCGGTGCGTCGCTCGTCGTCATGGACGCCGGTGAGGAACACCCGATCACGATCGGAGGTGTGATCGGTTCGTCCGTCGTCCCGCTGGTCGTGGGATTGGGCGCCGCCCTGCTGTTGGCCCTGTGGAAGCCTGTGTTCCTGCGGATCGCGCAGTACGCGGGCACGGGTCTGGCACTGCTGTCGGTCGCCGGCCCGCTGTCGGCCGACGCCGACGGCGGGACCGTCGCGGCCCTGGCCCTCATGCACATCACCCTCGGCGTCGCGGTCTTCACTACCCTGCGGCTCCACCGCCGCCACCGCTGA
- a CDS encoding DsbA family protein, which translates to MQVRTRRGFLGAVAAVAVASSVGACGGRGGAGARRDDPLDVPAGAHLPAARESVAADGTTIVIGDPSAALSVRLYEDLSCPACAEFELEGTGPYLKRAARNDALQLQFTLGSFLGPGSKFAANALRAAVDRNKFTEYHEVLYRHQARMRRSGGFTRDRLLALADTVPGLRGPEFDAAVRETAHREFVEASDRALDASGVTSTPTMAINGALVTSGGRGLYEDRDRLHHRLRKAAAPR; encoded by the coding sequence TTGCAGGTCAGAACCAGACGCGGGTTCCTGGGTGCGGTCGCCGCCGTCGCCGTGGCGTCGTCCGTCGGCGCCTGCGGCGGCCGGGGCGGGGCGGGCGCGAGGCGCGACGATCCGCTCGACGTACCGGCGGGCGCGCATCTGCCGGCGGCCCGCGAGTCCGTGGCCGCGGACGGCACCACGATCGTGATCGGCGATCCGTCCGCCGCACTCTCCGTCCGGCTCTACGAGGACCTGAGCTGCCCCGCGTGCGCCGAGTTCGAGCTGGAGGGCACCGGCCCGTACCTGAAGCGGGCGGCCCGGAACGACGCACTGCAACTGCAGTTCACACTCGGCTCCTTCCTCGGTCCCGGGTCGAAGTTCGCCGCGAACGCGCTGCGCGCCGCCGTGGACCGGAACAAGTTCACCGAGTACCACGAGGTGCTGTACCGCCATCAGGCGAGGATGCGCAGGTCCGGCGGCTTCACCCGGGACCGGCTGCTGGCCCTGGCCGACACGGTGCCGGGCCTGCGCGGCCCGGAGTTCGACGCGGCCGTACGGGAGACCGCCCACCGGGAGTTCGTGGAGGCCTCGGACCGGGCGCTCGACGCGTCGGGGGTCACGTCGACTCCCACCATGGCGATCAACGGCGCCCTGGTCACTTCGGGCGGTCGCGGGCTCTACGAGGACCGCGACCGCCTGCACCACCGTCTACGTAAAGCCGCGGCTCCGCGGTGA
- a CDS encoding GNAT family N-acetyltransferase: MTVGELRAATGDPCFGPVTAEAVGLGFDAMLRLDPRESAVFTVEDLSDGRVIGMADYRDLDPYTGVATLGTTIGEQEFWGRGHGRDALRLLVDHLFARIR, encoded by the coding sequence GTGACCGTTGGGGAACTGCGGGCCGCCACCGGCGACCCGTGCTTCGGCCCCGTCACCGCAGAGGCGGTGGGGCTCGGCTTCGACGCCATGTTGAGGCTCGACCCGAGGGAGTCGGCCGTGTTCACGGTCGAGGACCTGAGCGACGGCCGGGTGATCGGCATGGCCGACTACCGGGACCTCGACCCGTACACCGGCGTGGCGACGCTCGGGACAACCATCGGCGAGCAGGAGTTCTGGGGCCGCGGACACGGCAGGGACGCCCTGCGGCTGCTCGTGGACCACCTGTTCGCGCGTATCCGCTGA
- a CDS encoding RICIN domain-containing protein, with protein MILATAAVAAGAVIAAGIAYSGLGDGAQAAGSVEAAASAPAAAPARDEEPEPLSAAPANESARGMVYDGLQPAPKGDRCVGVYRTGDGHCTHGPDAPPKGVDITKDIPPAVKETAPAADPAKPSTDDPATKEGGGRPQDAPAADASATKATAPAPAAAEGSQAVAAGPAGQTVQCDGDGSSGNRVQVVYVHAPGKDRYSEYLASFRKWAADADLIYSASAKETGGVRHIRYVTAADCTPTVLNIELPANALAEFSATNNALAAKGLDRRDRKYMIFADSQVYCGIGTFAGDERPGQNNQSNFGPSYGRTDSGCWGGHTAAHELGHNLGAVNNSAPNTSRGAHCTDEYDVMCYSDTPYYPKMRNICTNQASENILDCNHDDYFHTSPKAGSYLATHWNIADNQFLMKTKGGGGGTDPGPNPTPTPTKKPSPTPTKKPTGGPTVTAAQIQSTSVVVSWPKVEGTAWYQVMLNGKHLTWVQSQVLRIYNLQPNTSYTVTVSARDGSGRDTGPGKAATFRTTGAGGGATTPGSRYTLGNGSTGMAAEVWGGRTADGTVLVGGRANGYAQQQWYFDDAGSGQVRIRSAASGKCLQPGGAPAQGMWVAQQACDKNNGAQAWKLTTRGGAVTVTDPSGGFALTVSNRPYYGNWLLDLQRADGRATQAWTIQKSG; from the coding sequence TTGATACTCGCCACCGCCGCCGTGGCAGCCGGAGCCGTGATCGCCGCGGGCATCGCCTACTCCGGGCTCGGCGACGGTGCCCAGGCCGCCGGATCCGTCGAGGCCGCGGCCTCCGCTCCGGCCGCCGCCCCCGCCCGGGACGAGGAGCCCGAACCCCTCTCCGCCGCGCCCGCCAACGAGAGCGCGCGCGGCATGGTCTACGACGGTCTGCAGCCGGCGCCCAAGGGCGACCGCTGCGTCGGCGTCTACCGCACCGGAGACGGGCACTGCACGCACGGCCCCGACGCCCCGCCGAAGGGCGTCGACATCACGAAGGACATCCCGCCGGCCGTCAAGGAGACGGCCCCGGCGGCCGATCCGGCCAAGCCCTCCACCGACGACCCGGCCACCAAGGAAGGCGGCGGGCGTCCTCAGGACGCGCCCGCGGCCGACGCCTCGGCGACCAAGGCCACCGCGCCCGCGCCCGCCGCCGCAGAGGGCAGCCAGGCCGTCGCCGCGGGCCCCGCCGGCCAGACCGTCCAGTGTGACGGCGACGGCAGCAGCGGCAACCGCGTGCAGGTCGTGTACGTCCATGCCCCGGGCAAGGACCGCTACTCCGAGTACCTCGCCTCGTTCCGCAAGTGGGCGGCCGACGCCGACCTCATCTACTCGGCGAGCGCCAAGGAGACCGGCGGCGTCCGGCACATCCGCTACGTGACCGCCGCGGACTGCACCCCCACCGTGCTCAACATCGAGCTCCCGGCCAACGCCCTGGCGGAGTTCAGCGCGACCAACAACGCGCTCGCCGCCAAGGGTCTCGACCGCCGCGACCGCAAGTACATGATCTTCGCCGACAGCCAGGTCTACTGCGGCATAGGCACCTTCGCGGGCGACGAGCGCCCCGGCCAGAACAACCAGAGCAACTTCGGCCCCTCCTACGGGCGTACCGACTCCGGTTGCTGGGGCGGTCACACCGCCGCGCACGAACTCGGCCACAACCTGGGCGCCGTCAACAACAGCGCCCCGAACACCAGCCGCGGCGCGCACTGCACCGACGAGTACGACGTCATGTGCTACTCGGACACCCCGTACTACCCGAAGATGCGCAACATCTGCACCAACCAGGCGTCCGAGAACATCCTGGACTGCAACCACGACGACTACTTCCACACCAGTCCCAAGGCCGGCAGCTATCTGGCCACGCACTGGAACATCGCGGACAACCAGTTCCTGATGAAGACCAAGGGCGGTGGCGGCGGTACGGACCCCGGTCCCAACCCGACGCCGACGCCCACGAAGAAGCCGTCGCCGACGCCGACCAAGAAGCCGACCGGCGGACCGACGGTGACGGCCGCCCAGATCCAGTCCACCTCCGTCGTGGTGAGCTGGCCGAAGGTCGAGGGCACCGCCTGGTACCAGGTGATGCTGAACGGCAAGCACCTGACCTGGGTCCAGTCGCAGGTGCTGCGCATCTACAACCTGCAGCCCAACACCTCGTACACGGTGACCGTGTCCGCCCGTGACGGCTCCGGCCGCGACACCGGACCCGGCAAGGCCGCGACGTTCCGTACGACCGGGGCCGGCGGCGGGGCGACCACCCCGGGCAGCCGCTACACGCTCGGCAACGGCAGCACCGGCATGGCCGCGGAGGTCTGGGGCGGCCGCACCGCCGACGGCACCGTGCTCGTCGGCGGCCGCGCCAACGGCTACGCCCAGCAGCAGTGGTACTTCGACGACGCGGGCAGCGGGCAGGTCCGCATCCGGTCCGCGGCCTCCGGCAAGTGCCTCCAGCCGGGCGGCGCGCCCGCCCAGGGCATGTGGGTCGCCCAGCAGGCCTGTGACAAGAACAACGGTGCGCAGGCCTGGAAGCTGACGACCCGCGGTGGCGCGGTCACCGTGACGGACCCGAGCGGCGGCTTCGCCCTCACCGTCAGCAACCGCCCTTACTACGGGAACTGGCTGCTCGACCTCCAGCGTGCGGACGGCCGCGCGACGCAGGCCTGGACCATCCAGAAGTCCGGCTGA
- a CDS encoding endonuclease/exonuclease/phosphatase family protein: protein MPVRRAARRGEDSAVGGAAARTAAAGRGRLLAALALLTAAVLVFHSAVPNAVGRLGSLLEAFLPWAGLAVPLLLVAALVRRSALATAATLLPSLAWLGLFGGLLLPAEDGPADLTVVQHNVSDENRDPSGTAAALADAAPDLIALEELTASALPAYTQALASRYPHHAVEGTVGLWSRYPLTGVRRLDIRPAAIGEDWSRGLRAGVSTPRGEVAVYVAHLPSVRIRPSGFATQLRDESARLLGAAVAAEPVARVVLLGDLNGTVYDRGLAPLTSRMEVPRRGFALSWPASFPVSRIDQVLARSASVSDIRTLPATGSDHLPVVARITLDRPPAS, encoded by the coding sequence ATTCCGGTACGGCGGGCCGCCCGCCGCGGGGAAGACAGCGCGGTCGGCGGCGCTGCGGCCCGCACGGCTGCGGCCGGGCGCGGACGGCTCCTCGCCGCGCTCGCGCTGCTGACCGCCGCCGTCCTGGTGTTCCACTCGGCCGTGCCCAATGCGGTGGGCCGCCTCGGCAGCCTGCTGGAGGCCTTCCTGCCCTGGGCCGGCCTGGCGGTGCCGCTGCTGCTCGTGGCGGCACTCGTACGCCGCTCCGCCCTCGCGACGGCGGCCACGCTGCTGCCCTCGCTGGCCTGGCTGGGCCTCTTCGGCGGGCTGCTCCTCCCGGCGGAGGACGGTCCCGCCGATCTGACGGTGGTCCAGCACAACGTCAGTGACGAGAACCGGGACCCTTCGGGCACCGCGGCCGCACTGGCCGATGCCGCGCCGGACCTCATCGCCCTGGAGGAGCTGACCGCCTCGGCGCTGCCGGCCTACACGCAGGCGCTGGCTTCGCGGTATCCGCACCACGCCGTCGAGGGAACGGTCGGCCTCTGGTCGAGGTACCCGCTGACCGGCGTCCGCCGGCTGGACATCAGGCCGGCGGCGATCGGCGAGGACTGGAGCCGTGGCCTGCGGGCCGGCGTGAGCACGCCGCGGGGCGAGGTCGCCGTGTACGTCGCCCACCTGCCCTCGGTCCGCATCCGGCCGTCCGGCTTCGCCACGCAGCTGCGGGACGAGAGCGCGCGACTGCTGGGCGCGGCCGTCGCCGCCGAGCCGGTGGCGCGGGTGGTGCTGCTGGGCGACCTCAACGGCACCGTGTACGACCGGGGGCTCGCTCCGCTGACCTCTCGGATGGAGGTGCCCCGGCGGGGGTTCGCCCTCAGCTGGCCCGCGTCCTTCCCGGTCTCCCGGATCGACCAGGTCCTGGCGCGCTCGGCGTCCGTGTCCGACATCCGCACCCTGCCGGCCACCGGGAGCGACCACCTGCCGGTCGTCGCCCGCATCACGCTGGACCGGCCGCCCGCCTCGTAG
- a CDS encoding SOS response-associated peptidase, with protein MCGRYVSTRGPEDLSGLFRAAPPDPGHALEPSWNVAPTDAVWAVLERADRDTGLLERRLRPLRWGLVPSWSKSPTGGAKMINARVETVHEKPAYRRAFAKRRCLLPADGFYEWQAVPASAGAKAYKQPYFIRPEDGAVMAMAGLYEFWRDPGVADDDDPAAWWATCTVITTEATDAAGRVHPRMPLALAPADYGAWLDPSHQDADELRALLAAPGGGRLDVRPVSTAVNNVRNNGPELLDPPADGDPATRRAAGPA; from the coding sequence ATGTGCGGCCGATACGTCTCCACCCGCGGTCCCGAGGATCTGTCCGGCCTGTTCCGGGCCGCGCCCCCGGATCCCGGACATGCGCTGGAGCCCAGCTGGAACGTCGCCCCCACCGACGCGGTCTGGGCGGTGCTGGAGCGCGCCGACCGGGACACCGGGCTGCTGGAGCGGCGACTGCGGCCGCTGCGGTGGGGCCTGGTGCCGTCGTGGTCGAAGAGCCCGACCGGCGGCGCGAAGATGATCAACGCGCGGGTGGAGACGGTGCACGAGAAGCCCGCCTACCGGCGCGCCTTCGCCAAGCGCCGCTGCCTGCTGCCCGCGGACGGCTTCTACGAGTGGCAGGCGGTCCCCGCCTCCGCCGGGGCCAAGGCGTACAAGCAGCCGTACTTCATCCGCCCCGAGGACGGCGCGGTGATGGCGATGGCCGGGCTGTACGAGTTCTGGCGCGACCCGGGAGTCGCGGACGACGACGATCCGGCGGCCTGGTGGGCCACCTGCACCGTCATCACCACCGAGGCGACCGACGCGGCCGGCCGCGTCCACCCCCGTATGCCGCTCGCCCTCGCCCCGGCCGACTACGGGGCCTGGCTCGACCCCTCACACCAGGACGCGGACGAACTGCGCGCCCTGCTCGCCGCCCCCGGGGGCGGGCGGCTGGACGTCCGCCCCGTCTCGACGGCGGTCAACAACGTGCGCAACAACGGGCCTGAGCTCCTCGACCCCCCGGCGGACGGCGATCCGGCTACGAGGCGGGCGGCCGGTCCAGCGTGA